A window of Gambusia affinis linkage group LG03, SWU_Gaff_1.0, whole genome shotgun sequence genomic DNA:
TAACATccaagcagatttatttttggcaactccaatttgcgcaatttttttttccccggtCAATAGAAACACGGCTAGTACGCATGTCGAAGACGATCTTCTCAGTTGGAAGATTGTATTTACAAACCTGAGAAGTAATCCGGGCGTCGAAGCACGTTTCTGAACTCTCGTGGCTTCTCGTTCAGAAACACGACCCGCCGACCAGCAGCATCCCCTGCTTACACTACAAGAAAATGAAGGACCAGGAGGAGAGGGAGCTCAACGGGGAGGTAAGCTCTAACGAGGCTGCGGCGAAGGCTAACGACATGGAAAAGGAGGACAAGTCGGCGGAGGACCAGGAGGAACACCCTTCGTCCACCGTCGGCGAAAGCGGCCAAGACAGAGAGAGCGTGGACGAGAGCGGCACACAGAGCAAAGAGGTGCAGGCGTACGACACGGCTCAAGGCGCCTTAGGGCAGGTCAAGGCCAAGGTGGAGGTGTGCAAGGACGAATCCGTAGGTAAGGAGTTTTGACATTAAGCGGACGGGTTTTGTTGAGTCTTTGTTTTCGTTATGGAACAGGATatctccttaaaaaaaaattaaaaaaatcccccGCAGAACTTGAAGAATTCCGTCTGTACCTGGAAAAATGCTTCGACTTCGAACAAGTCACCGTCAAGAAGTTCCGCACCTGGGCCGAGCGGCGGCAGTTCAACAGAGACATGAAGAGGAAGCAGGCGGAGTCGGAGAGGCCGATCCTTCCCGCCAACCAGAAGCTCATCACCCTGTCGGTCCAGGACGCTCCCACTAAGAAGGGTAAGGAGTGCGGCGCCGCGGGCCTGGAGGTTCTGTCACAATCAGGAAGTTATCCTtgaaagtatatttatttattttccccagAGTTTGTCATCAATCCTAATGGGAAGTCTGAAGTTTGCATCTTGCATGAATACATGCAGCGGGTCCTGAAGGTTCGGCCTGTTTACAACTTTTTTGATTGTGGTAAGTTGTTTTGTAGCGATTGAAGTTACTGGAGGAAGTGGACGATTGTTGTTTTGTGGTTCAGTAACCTGTAACATGAACCTTTTAGCTCATGCTAACACTAACATGTCTCCTCAATTTATTTGACTAATTTAATCTAAATacccaaactgaaaatgtattacCTTGTCACCACGAAAGTAtttagttctgttttttgtctctattcattttttttttttttttggtcctttCCATGTTTTGAATGATTTTGCAGCACTTCACTTTGTTGAAAGCTGCTGTTGtcttaaaatgctttatataaataaagtagtagttcagtttttagttttgtgaTGTTGTTGCTGTATGTAACTTGTGTGAACACTCACAGCAAACTGTTTTTGTTCCCCACAGAGAACTCAAGTGAACCCTTTGGTGCTTCAGTCATTATAGACGGAGTCACTTACGGCACAGGAACTGCGAGCAGTAAAAAACTTGCCAAAAACAAAGCtggtaattttacattttcatttgcagcTGTTGCACATTTTCTATGGACCTGCTGCTAGATGcctgtcacataaaacaaaaacaacaaaactataaTATGTATTGCTAAAATGCACACAGTTACtgcattttatcatattttcgAATTGATTGACACAACTATATTGAAGGAACAGCGGAGAAAAATGGTTAACATACCGTTATCTGACGATACGGACAGTTTCaaatatgattaatttattgtgacagtaaTGAATCAAAAATCTTTATTGTGATAAGAAATTTATCTCAATATACGATGCAATAAACGCCCAGCCccaaatataaatacttttatatttaaacaatattttgaatcttttattttgtaacagtTTATCCGTACTCAGTGCATGTACATTCAAGAATCATAAAAAGGGACAATTCATATCTTTGGACAAATTTTGTAGGATGAACTGGTCTTCAAATGAAATCAGGGGAAATTAATAAAGTCTTATCTGctccttcttccttttttttttgttaaaaaatttattaaggCTAGCTTGTAATCCTTATTCGACAGACAAGTTTAAAAGATGCAAggaaacaaaatagaaatgtgaacctggacaaatatatatatagaaatgtGAACCtggacaaatatatatattttttaatttaaagaaactgtgATGGAACCCagcttaattgtttttatttttttcatttccacacGTTTTGCATATGAACGTGCACAGTGGAGCGCGATAAAATGGCAGCATGCCAACGAGCTTTTGCTAGCTAACGTGtaacagaactgaactgaactcgGCTTGTAACTCTCTTCAGCCCGAGCCACACTGGAAATCCTCATCCCCGACTTTGTGAAGCAGACCTCGGAGGAGAAACCCGTCGAGGGCGACGAGCTGGAGGTACGCTGCACCGACTTTAGGGACCTTTGAATCGTTACCACTGAAATaactttctctcctctgctgtTTTGTCCGGCAGTATTTTAATCATATCAGTATAGAAGACTCACGAGTGTACGAGCTGACCAACAAAGCAGGTCTACTTTCGCCATATCAGATTCTTCATGAGTGCCTTAAAAGGTAAATtagattgtattttttgttgcttttttttgttgtttgtgctttCCCTGGTTACCGGGAGGAAAACGGTTTTCTGTCTGTTACTGTCATTAAGCAGCTATAAGGCTAGCGGATGAAAAGAGTTCTGGTCCTTAATTAGGAACCTTTTCTGTAACATCGACAGTATTCCAGTGGGACTGACAGGTTTTATATCACTTTCTTCCAAAAAATAATGGACCAAGTCTCTATTGACAAAAGTGAATTTTGTCAATAGGTGGTGATTTTCTATTAAACAAAATCACCACCTCTTTCTTTCTAAAAGATGtttaggaaggtgacgataTGTAACTGCATCCGATTTCCATCCAATAATGAAGATATAATAATTAAGAGTCAagagagtttttttatttttatgtaaaggtcaggacaaatattaaaaataattgttcaaCAAGTGCAAAAAGGTTTGATTATGTTGATTAGACTTGGTTGGAATTCCTTGTTTTCGAAAATTGTGCAGGAAAGATCCGGCTATTTTGATTCTGATGATGCTGTATGTATCAAAAAAAGGTGAAGTTATTGTAAGTTATCCTTTTTTCCGTCTACACTTTGTGATTTTGCtatttacagaaatgtaattatttatctatttctgTACTAGAGTGAtctctttgttgcttttttgttatatttattcagcatttttttgtcactttctttttttttcgaCGTGTGTGTGGCAAGGTTAAAAGTGACCTAGAtaaatggtttttttgttgttgttgtttttgtctcagaaaCCATGGAATGGGGGACACCAGCATTAAATTTGAGGTGATCCCTGGAAAGAACCAGAAGAGTGAATATGTTATGACGTGTGGGAAACACACGGTGCGAGGCTGGTGTAAGTAGAACCAAATTCTAAGTCTCGTCAattaacaacttttttcttccttacCTCGCGGAACCACGCATGCGGAGTTTTCAGAATAGTTTTAATTCCTTGGTTTTTCTTTCCCAACCAGGCAAAAACAAGAGGGTCGGCAAACAGCTAGCGTCCCAGAAGATCCTCCAGATGCTTCACCCCCATGTCAAGAACTGGGGCTCGCTGCTGCGCATGTACGGCAGAGAAAGCAACAAGATGGTCAAAAAGGTGAAGATCTGCACGCCTCACACTGTTTCTGCCACTTTTTCCACGGGTGGAGAGCTGAATGCATGGCTCACGTAAAGCTCTGTGcacaaaacaatcttttttcAGGAGAGTTCAGACAAGAGTGTGATAGAGCTGCAGCAGTTCGCCAAAAAGAACAAGCCAAACCTTCACATCTTGAACAAACTCcaggaggaaatgaagaaaCTGGCAGCTCAGAGGGTGAGAGTCTGTGACGTTTAGTGTGTTCCTACACGtcaattattttgatgatgaaTCAAAGCCTGCTTCCTGCATCCTGcttccgggaatcgaacctgcggcggccgcgtcgaggactaaggcctccttatgtgggttgtgcttaacccctgcgccaccacagcacatcccgaCTTCTTAAGCTTATTAATGTAACATAagaaatggtttaaactaatgaaaataatcaactcctctattaaacaaaacatttccttgcTTTAAATGCAATAACTTCTTTcatttagtgaatttgaacGAGGTTAAGCTAAAACTATGGCGTATGTGGAATTCttggtaaaacatattttaagataaaaaacgTGTTGTTCTCGTAAATGCAAGATGTGTGCCTCTTTTTTTCCGCAAATGGCCTTCGTTGAGTCCGTATATGCCAGTCAACGATTAATCGACTACTCAATTAGTTGACGATCATTTGAATAATCGATTTGTCACAATTACTCGTTTCAGCCTTAACCCCTATATTTGAAGGCATATAGCTGTGATTCTATAACCAAGTGTGTTAGTCCCTTTCTAAAAGTGTTAGTCATCTGTTGTGGTTTCTTGCTCTTCTTTCCACATCAGGAGGAAACCAGGAAGAAGCCCAAGATGACCATCATGGAGTCGGCCCAGCCAGGCAGCGAGCCCCTCTGCACTGTCGACGTTTAAGTCTCGGAATCACTGACGAACCACAGCACTGAAACCCCAGTCACTGTCAAACATCACACCGCATCATGGCGTCCACGGCAGAACGCATCACTTGACATCCGGCGAGGAGCGTAGCGTCACACTGATCAGACCGGCGGAGCCGCCGCTCGCTTCCCACGGCTCCGTCTGAAATGTTGGGCAAGTAAGAGTGTGAGGGTTAGGACTGAATGCACTTAGAGATTTTTAGGTGGGGGGAAAAACTGTCTACCTCTCTAGATGCGTCCTAATCAACAAGAATATGAATTACATCAGAACAGAAATGCATGCTTTTAActgttacaacaacaaaaaaaagccaatCCTAACATTGGTTTTATTGtcaatgtgttatttttaagtcaatCTTTTAGTACTcgcacttgttttgttttgtttttttgtttctttctttctttttagtgCTTGAAGTTTTCAAAAGGGACTACTAATGCTTGTATTTATACTAGTCAATTAATTGGaaaaaatcagtttgttaaTTGGATATTTAAAGAATAGAggaataatgatgaaaaaaaaagagaagtgtaCCATTTTTGTTAATCATTCTGAAAAGTCGTCGTGTTTGTTTGCATGACTTGCGTCATGAAGTGACCGTTTGGAATAAAACCGTCACCATGCACTCGTTGTCTGGTTGGATCTTACTTTTTGCTCGTCACGCTGTTGTTCGGAGAATAACCGTTTGTGGGGACGTGATGTTTTGAGTGGGACACAGTTACAGTCGCAGTAAACCCGACCCAGGGTTGGAAGTACCGCTAGCTTTGACATTTCTTTAACAACTAGCTTTTTTATCTACACTACTGctaatttcagacttttttttttgtgtccattttaaaagaaacaaagtcgGCTACACGTTGCCTTAGTTAATTCATTTCATGAAGGGCTTAAGACTCTAAAGAGGTCGGACCTAAAACGCCcttcaacaggaagtggaaagaCCAACCCCCATTTACTTGATGAAGCATTTACTCCTTAGGCATTTGGTACGTTTTAAGTCGAGACGCGCTTTCAGAGTTGTCTTAATTGGTGTGTACTTTGTACGTTTGCCATCGTCCTTACTGTAGATCATGCTAGCTATAAAtatatagtaaaaataaactgtggaGGCAGCCTTGTAAAAGTTGGGAGGAACAGTGTATACCAAAGCTTACATCCAGTCTTATGCATTTTCTAGAAAGCTACAtgttgcaggaaaaaaaaaaaagttctaactGTGGCACAAGCTGgagcaaacacaaatacaaactgcTGTgctttttctacaaaaacaaaaccaattttAGGAGGCATATGTTTAAGCGAGGCTCTTGTGATTGTGTAGATTGCTTcaagaatgttttttattgttttttttcttcccccaccCCTCATCTGTACGTGTCTTGACTCGCCAAGTCATGATGTAAGGAGAGAAATAATATACTGGTTTTATGTGGAGTtgtatcaataaaatgtttgaaaaagtttCTGCCTAGAAACTGTGTTGCAACCTGAGCTCTTGACTTCAGTGATGTttgttatgcaaaataaaaatgtctttactgACATCTAGAGGTGCTTTGGTTTATTCAGCCACACAGAGGTAGAGAACTTTCTTTATTCTTCATGTACACAGTTTGTGCGAGTTCTGCGtatcaaaccaaaacatttcaagactttgttttgttaccaaaaaaaaaaggaaaaatttacTAAGCTAGTGAAGTGTACATACATTTAGAGAACAGAAAGCACTGAAGTACAGCTGATCTAAGTCTGCTGGGAGTTGTAGTCCACTCTTTCAAACAGTAGAAGTATCTCCACATGCTTGGTCTGTGGAAACAGATCCACGGCCATCGCTCGCACCGGACGGAATGGGGCGCCGTGAACTCTGTTGGAGGGAGCTCTGCACAAGCTGAGGACGACAAAAACATCGACCATTAATCTGAGAAAACATACGTTTCCCTTTTTATAGCGACAGTTTCAGCACCGTCTAGACATGGGCTGGGTACAAATGCCAAGGTTTAACCAAAGTGACCCAAGAAAACCCCACTCCATCCAATACCAGCTGCAAATTTTAACCTGTTAAACAGAAGGTACATTTGGTATCCATGGAAACGTCAAACCGTTGGCTAGAAGCCCAAGGGCAATGGGACTGATGTCAGCGACCAGGAACCTTCATCAAAAAGACACTGTAGGGAGCTCTGGTAGTGCCAAAAAGAATATATGTTggtggttttaatattttttttctgtaaaatgtgatgacattttctttaacactagattttaaaaaagcatttcaatTAGAGTGACATATAGcagtttattttagcaaaacttcataaaaaaacaaaaaacaatttagacatgcaaaaataaatccccagttttgtagattttttactaaaacctttaaatttgcttcattttaccAAGGCTGCATCTATGGTTTCTAAAAGTTTGTATCCTTATTTATGATATTTCTAAAAAGTTCATATGCTCTATagtgaaaaggaaaaatgctggcaaggcacaaaaaaaaatccaaattttttaatgttgcatcttaatgttttctgaaactAAAGCAGCTCCTGTAGTTACACTTCTGATGGAGTCTCCCAAGTGTTAGCTTTAACTTACACTTTTGAAACAGTTTGTAATTGCTGATTTGATTTGGGTATGTTATTTAACACTGTATAACACTTCAAAAAAACCCAGTGACGCTTCTATTTAAAATGGAAGAGAATTTTTCCCACGGGTGAAACAAGCTAAAAGTCCTCACTCGATAAAGTTGGTCATGGCCGCCTTGGCGTTGCACGCCACGTAAACCAGCCTCTTCAGGTGTTCCGCTCTCCTGATGGCGAGGATGACCTTGGTGTCTGGTTAATAaaagatctttttaaaataacctcTCAAAACAACCGCATCTCGCCTTTCTCCGGGATATCTACTCACGCAGGCCCGCCCTCGGTGGATCCACGATGGCCGTGACTTTGGGCGACACCAGAGCGTTTAGGATGTTGGGGAACACGTCCTCGGCTTTTCCGCAGTGAAACTCGACATTACTGAGATCTTCACACgcaaagaaaaagataaaaacgtGACTTCATGTCCGTGCCCACGTGAGGAAACAGCTGTCGTACCGTTAAGCTTGGCGTTCATTTTGGCGTCCTCCACCGCTTCCTGACA
This region includes:
- the dgcr8 gene encoding microprocessor complex subunit DGCR8 isoform X1; amino-acid sequence: MDTDDVLPPLPLEPPDDFSLDQSRAPPPPPLQTSSDAEVMDVSSGGDGHTYTPGDGEAKTQECTSEGSLMFCSHLSSEAGPNPRCPRTARHAPQVTKFLPDLKQLRNVKIRVSFSESSSSSTSTSNVSSGKDRKVLYTGEGQEAGSEDGLACLNGEVENMTSLLEDAEGSSGAGDAAGVKSEDSEVDLENKVEFAVLDELEDYYENLLDRDDGEQGGFKSDAIVQQEEVLDEASAYAYEEGFDNDVDALLEEGMPVPKKMRLAEDKFAGDSDHQSDADGEGGVQPMVTKIKTVLKSRGRPPTEPLPDGWIMTFHNSGIPVYLHRETRVVTWSRPYFLGTGSIRKHDPPTSSIPCLHYKKMKDQEERELNGEVSSNEAAAKANDMEKEDKSAEDQEEHPSSTVGESGQDRESVDESGTQSKEVQAYDTAQGALGQVKAKVEVCKDESVELEEFRLYLEKCFDFEQVTVKKFRTWAERRQFNRDMKRKQAESERPILPANQKLITLSVQDAPTKKEFVINPNGKSEVCILHEYMQRVLKVRPVYNFFDCENSSEPFGASVIIDGVTYGTGTASSKKLAKNKAARATLEILIPDFVKQTSEEKPVEGDELEYFNHISIEDSRVYELTNKAGLLSPYQILHECLKRNHGMGDTSIKFEVIPGKNQKSEYVMTCGKHTVRGWCKNKRVGKQLASQKILQMLHPHVKNWGSLLRMYGRESNKMVKKESSDKSVIELQQFAKKNKPNLHILNKLQEEMKKLAAQREETRKKPKMTIMESAQPGSEPLCTVDV
- the dgcr8 gene encoding microprocessor complex subunit DGCR8 isoform X2, with amino-acid sequence MDVSSGGDGHTYTPGDGEAKTQECTSEGSLMFCSHLSSEAGPNPRCPRTARHAPQVTKFLPDLKQLRNVKIRVSFSESSSSSTSTSNVSSGKDRKVLYTGEGQEAGSEDGLACLNGEVENMTSLLEDAEGSSGAGDAAGVKSEDSEVDLENKVEFAVLDELEDYYENLLDRDDGEQGGFKSDAIVQQEEVLDEASAYAYEEGFDNDVDALLEEGMPVPKKMRLAEDKFAGDSDHQSDADGEGGVQPMVTKIKTVLKSRGRPPTEPLPDGWIMTFHNSGIPVYLHRETRVVTWSRPYFLGTGSIRKHDPPTSSIPCLHYKKMKDQEERELNGEVSSNEAAAKANDMEKEDKSAEDQEEHPSSTVGESGQDRESVDESGTQSKEVQAYDTAQGALGQVKAKVEVCKDESVELEEFRLYLEKCFDFEQVTVKKFRTWAERRQFNRDMKRKQAESERPILPANQKLITLSVQDAPTKKEFVINPNGKSEVCILHEYMQRVLKVRPVYNFFDCENSSEPFGASVIIDGVTYGTGTASSKKLAKNKAARATLEILIPDFVKQTSEEKPVEGDELEYFNHISIEDSRVYELTNKAGLLSPYQILHECLKRNHGMGDTSIKFEVIPGKNQKSEYVMTCGKHTVRGWCKNKRVGKQLASQKILQMLHPHVKNWGSLLRMYGRESNKMVKKESSDKSVIELQQFAKKNKPNLHILNKLQEEMKKLAAQREETRKKPKMTIMESAQPGSEPLCTVDV